Within the Raphanus sativus cultivar WK10039 unplaced genomic scaffold, ASM80110v3 Scaffold2555, whole genome shotgun sequence genome, the region TCATAATGAGGATGATGGCAAGAAACTCCATGTCTGAGAAGCTTGCAAATGACATCGATTCAGCGGTGAAGGCCCTATCAGACAAAGCATACGAGATAGCTTTGGGACACATAAGGAACAATCGTGAAGCCATGGACAAGATTGTTGAAGTACTTCTCGAGAAAGAGACTATGTCAGGCGATGAGTTCCGAGCAATCCTatcagaattttcagaaattccACCTGAGAACCGTGTTGCTTCTTCCTCATCGTCATCGTCAACATCAACACCAACACCAGCTTCTGTTTGAGTAAAAGAGACCTTGTGTATATCCTAAAGATACTACTTCCCATACTGTGTGACAAGTATGTTTAGTTTGGAGTATATAGACGAactcagttatatatataaaaggaaaGTTTACTTAACAAAAACTACACAAGAGAAAGAAGCaaagaaaaaatgtataattaaaaattctCAACAAATGATGTGTCCACGCAAGCTATCTAAATCTTTGCAAAACATTTTTTCACAGTTCCAATAAACACCCGAATCCAACAATTCATAGTTTCTCAAGATCATCCAATTACAATAACAAATAGGTAATAatattagaagaagaaaaaaaaaagcaaagatcAGGAAATGCTGTTTTGCTTGTTACTTCAACATCCTGCAAAGAAAGATAAACAAAGCTTCACATCACCACCATTTCTTTCTGAGCAAAATAGAACTGAAACTGAGATCATAAAGGACAAAACCTTGCTAAGGACTCTGGTTTGGAAATCAAAGGGCTTCATCGAGTTCACGCATATTGAAGTTTGCAGCCTCTGATGCTTCAGCTAGAGATTCAAGCATGCTTGTCACTTCCATAGTATCGTCCAAATAATATTTAGCCTTGCTTGGCTTTTGCCCAACTGTGCATGCAAAGACGAGCGCATTGTCACAGAGCAATCTTTTCGACATGGCATTACCAATCGCTTCAAACATGTCCTCGTCGGATCTGTCATCTCCAATACATAGCACGAAATCAACTGGCTTTCCTTTGTCATCCATTGATGAAAATATCTTCTCTGCCACTGATCCTTTGCTCACTCCCTATATAAAAACATGAATTTGAGTGCCATGAAATAGAATACGAAAACCATCACATTAAACGAAAATCACTTACCTGAGGCTTGACTTCTACGATGTAGTGGCCGCTTTTGACTGCAACAGGCTCATTAGCTAAAACACTCTCTAAATGCTCCAACATTTCCTTTGCTTGCAAAGAACCAAAGCCAGAATCCGCATCCCTATATTGCCAAACCAGAGCACTGTCTTTAATTTCGATAGAAGAGCCATCCGTTGCTTCAGTGTACTGTTTCATTACAGGTTCCACGATCTGCATCCAACCAAAATCACAGCTCTGACCACATGTTTCCCATTCTTTGTTCCCTGGCCACCTATGAATACAAAGGCAATGTTATTAACACTGAAGGAGAATAATTATAActacttttttaaaataaaaaaaaaaacaagagaaggATTCTACTTTAAGAAGTATCCATGCTCAGCTGCAATTCCAATGTTTTCGCATGGAGAAAACCATTTGCCTAAGCTTTCCCTTCCTCTTCCGCTGACAATGAAAATCGAATTCTTCTTGTCCTCACAAAGCTCATTCAAGAATTTAAGAACTTCCTGGCTGGGAGCTTTATTGATGGAGTTCTGAGGCATCAAAGTGCCATCATAATCCAACAGTATCGCTCTGCTTTTCGCCCTTTTGTAGTCCGACACAATGCACGGTATTGAAAGCTTTCTAAAGTTAGGATCCAAGGCCACAACTCTGAAACCAAAACTGATCCCCATCCCCCAACACCTCTTCTTGAAATGGTCCACGCATATCCTCTCCAGGTCTTGCAGGAAACTCCTCGACCAAAACGCAACGTCGTGAGTACTAACATACCGGAAGTGTTTCTCATGCCTGAGCTGTTTCTCGGGATCACGCATCGAGAGGGCCTCGTTTAGAGCTTCTCCCGTCGCTTCCACGTTCCACGGGTTCACCCTTATAGCCCCACTGAGCGAAGGAGAGCATCCAATAAACTCAGACGCAACCAACATACTCTTCTTTGGACCATTAAAATCTGATTCAGACCCGAGCAGACCCTGTCTGCACACTATATATTCATAGGGTGTAAGGTTCATACCATCTCTAACAGCTGTAACGACTACACACTCAGCGATATGGTAATAAGCAATGATCTCATTTATCGACACCGGAGTATCAATATATACGATGGGCTGGTATCCAGGCTTCCCAAACTCTTCATTGATCCTCTTGCAGCTTCCTTCAATCTCACCGCGTATCTCGTCTATATCAATACCTTTACCCCTAGCAGGATTCACAATCTGAACCAATACAGCCCTTCCCCTCCAATTAGAGTGCTGATTAAGCATTTGCTCCATCGCTAGAAGCTTCAAGTTTATACCTTTGAAGATATCCATGTCATCAATACCAAGCAGCACTGTTTTACCTTCGTAACGCTTCCTAAGCTCCATCACCTTACCTTCCTCCTCTGAGTATCTCATCACAGACTGAATCCGACCCATGTTGATCCCCACCGGCATGATCTTTATCCCCACCGTCCTACCGTAATACTCCAGACCAATGTATCCTCTCTTAGACTGGTACTCAAGACCCAACATTCTACTACAGCAAGTGAGGAAGTGACGAGCGTAATCAAACGTGTGGAAACCGATAAGGTCACTGTTCAGCAGCGCCTTGAGGATCTCTTCACGGACAGGAAGAGACCTGTATATCTCGGAAGAAGGGAACGGACTATGGAGGAAGAAACCCATCCTAATCCGGTTAAACCGTCTCCTCAGAAACGTAGGCAAGACCATCAAATGGTAGTCATGAATCCAAACATAATCATCATCAGGGTTTATAACCTCGATAACTTTCTGGAAGAAGAGCTTGTTCGTCGCCACGTAAGCCTCCCAAAGCGACCTATCAAACCTCGTGCCGTGATCAGCCGTAAAGGGAAGCATGTAATGGAATAACGGCCATAACTGCCTCTTGCAGAAGCCGTCGTAGAACTTAGACTGCAAATCAGGCGGGAGAAAAGTAGGAACGCATTTGAACTTATCCAAGAGTATCTGCGCCACGTCGTCCTGCTCATACGAATCGACGTCAACGCTCAAGGAGCCAACGTACAGCACCTCCATATCCTCAGGCAAACCGTCTTTGAGCTGGAGATACAAAGCGTCTTGATCCCAGGCGAAGCTCCAGCTCCCGTTTCGTCTCTCGGCCTTCAAGGGGAGACGATTAGCGACGATGATCATCCTATCGGAGGAGACGGAGGAGGGGTTGTCTGAGGAGACGC harbors:
- the LOC108820591 gene encoding probable alpha,alpha-trehalose-phosphate synthase [UDP-forming] 7 → MISRSYTNLLDLASGNFPVMGREPRRRLPRVMTVPGNVSEFDDDQAYSVSSDNPSSVSSDRMIIVANRLPLKAERRNGSWSFAWDQDALYLQLKDGLPEDMEVLYVGSLSVDVDSYEQDDVAQILLDKFKCVPTFLPPDLQSKFYDGFCKRQLWPLFHYMLPFTADHGTRFDRSLWEAYVATNKLFFQKVIEVINPDDDYVWIHDYHLMVLPTFLRRRFNRIRMGFFLHSPFPSSEIYRSLPVREEILKALLNSDLIGFHTFDYARHFLTCCSRMLGLEYQSKRGYIGLEYYGRTVGIKIMPVGINMGRIQSVMRYSEEEGKVMELRKRYEGKTVLLGIDDMDIFKGINLKLLAMEQMLNQHSNWRGRAVLVQIVNPARGKGIDIDEIRGEIEGSCKRINEEFGKPGYQPIVYIDTPVSINEIIAYYHIAECVVVTAVRDGMNLTPYEYIVCRQGLLGSESDFNGPKKSMLVASEFIGCSPSLSGAIRVNPWNVEATGEALNEALSMRDPEKQLRHEKHFRYVSTHDVAFWSRSFLQDLERICVDHFKKRCWGMGISFGFRVVALDPNFRKLSIPCIVSDYKRAKSRAILLDYDGTLMPQNSINKAPSQEVLKFLNELCEDKKNSIFIVSGRGRESLGKWFSPCENIGIAAEHGYFLKWPGNKEWETCGQSCDFGWMQIVEPVMKQYTEATDGSSIEIKDSALVWQYRDADSGFGSLQAKEMLEHLESVLANEPVAVKSGHYIVEVKPQGVSKGSVAEKIFSSMDDKGKPVDFVLCIGDDRSDEDMFEAIGNAMSKRLLCDNALVFACTVGQKPSKAKYYLDDTMEVTSMLESLAEASEAANFNMRELDEAL